The following are encoded together in the Zingiber officinale cultivar Zhangliang chromosome 8A, Zo_v1.1, whole genome shotgun sequence genome:
- the LOC122012027 gene encoding uncharacterized N-acetyltransferase p20-like — protein MEQSKAVEFPLVTLRPFVLADSDALMTWASDARVTLFQRRHPLTAIDDARRYIANHILPHPFYRAICLGASGRPVGSISVQRSNEPHRASVGYRVAQDFWGRGIATAALRAVTPAVFEAWPELERLEAVADVENPASQRVLEKAGFHREGVLRKYVMLKGESRDMVMYSFLASDLSKLCSDARVNHAPGTL, from the coding sequence atggAACAATCCAAGGCCGTGGAATTTCCGCTCGTCACTCTCCGGCCGTTCGTTCTCGCCGATTCCGACGCCCTGATGACGTGGGCCTCCGACGCCCGCGTCACCCTCTTCCAGCGCCGCCACCCGCTCACCGCCATCGACGACGCCCGCCGCTACATCGCCAACCACATCCTCCCCCACCCCTTCTACCGCGCCATCTGCCTCGGCGCCAGCGGCCGCCCCGTCGGCTCCATCTCGGTCCAGCGGTCCAACGAGCCACACCGGGCCTCCGTGGGCTACCGCGTGGCCCAAGATTTCTGGGGCCGCGGGATCGCCACGGCCGCGCTCAGGGCGGTGACGCCGGCCGTGTTCGAGGCTTGGCCGGAGCTGGAAAGGCTGGAGGCGGTGGCGGACGTGGAGAACCCGGCGTCTCAGCGGGTGCTGGAGAAGGCCGGGTTCCACAGGGAGGGCGTGTTGCGGAAGTACGTGATGTTGAAGGGCGAGAGCAGGGACATGGTGATGTACAGCTTCTTGGCTAGCGATCTCTCCAAGCTCTGCTCTGATGCCAGAGTGAATCATGCACCTGGAACATTATAG
- the LOC122012214 gene encoding uncharacterized protein LOC122012214 isoform X2 → MTSMEKERIAVKKIKGNGVLAMKKADESIREKKRRLILSDSESDSDDFLVSSIQADRGGAQNGDISVRGEGNEVDPMKEKADADNRKKDLRSDVVKQNEDVAVTDKKGVAEAELARKSMRESADAEFPSTKLKESWELERRKRSLIGGSEAKTSISHTVDDETRINEDEDVGSKTLIPAQRKKGGVIENQALSNSQKNGKLATEKLKLIESSENVRLHMTDRRSNAAGDRRAKIGISRSKDGILMEERKAGVLRVLPSNKKVDGLENHSKRKYEDISTDINASSVATYGAVKQPSLSHCRRFDGNSSLGATVSRNETRKPKKDVLEKSEFSEPETEQKIVSPKRETKDRTDISKSETGLRTKSSCRAGTSFKTKQFSKDATVSRSTEKQKLRDQIKGILLNAGWTIDLRPRRGRKYEDSVYIPPEGHGGYWSITKAYAVYQERLNRKGNVEGEISRSGNSRTPSTCNSIVPLESLDLLKRVVVNKRRRAEESEDDEKNKRNKVKRKYDKRHFIDQDTKGKLASNSMFSVSTTSRKNLHQRRSKQRGRALLVRGSNQESEADDDDYVPYVWKRTVLSWMIDMGVLPINGKVKYMNQLKTKTKLKGQITRQGINCSCCSKSFPVSKFELHAGSRVVQLQPMQNIFLEDGETSLFNCQIEAWKKQDESERRGFYTIDVTGDDPNDDTCGICSDGGSLICCDGCPSTFHLSCLGIEKLPPGDWHCTNCCCRYCGRISTDPSGESDATVSLILSCHQCEAKYHEDCIPDKESISATSKKSTISFCGQSCRKIFRGLQKILGTKNEIEAGFSWSIVRRFDEDSSISPIRSRQMVECNSMIAVSLAVMDECFLPIVDQRSGINLIHNVVYNCGYCQYPGTTRLRSEWTKFPLLEMIQNGTYINLKFLLYYFR, encoded by the exons ATGACCTCGATGGAGAAGGAGAGGATCGCGGTGAAGAAGATTAAAGGAAATGGAGTCTTAGCTATGAAAAAGGCTGATGAATCGATTAGGGAGAAAAAACGGAGATTGATTTTGAGTGATTCCGAGTCGGACTCGGATGATTTTTTGGTTTCTTCAATTCAGGCGGATCGCGGAGGGGCTCAAAATGGAGACATCTCGGTCCGCGGTGAAGGCAATGAGGTGGATCCGATGAAGGAAAAGGCGGACGCGGACAACAGAAAAAAAGATTTGAGGTCAGATGTCGTAAAACAAAATGAAGATGTCGCAGTTACTGATAAGAAAGGAGTTGCTGAGGCAGAGCTCGCCAGAAAGAGCATGCGAGAATCAGCCGATGCTGAGTTTCCTTCAACAAAATTGAAAGAGTCTTGGGAACTAGAAAGAAGGAAACGATCTCTAATTGGAGGTAGCGAAGCCAAAACTTCTATTTCACACACTGTGGATGATGAAACAAGAATAAATGAAGACGAAGATGTTGGTTCTAAAACCCTAATCCCTGCGCAAAGGAAGAAGGGTGGGGTGATAGAGAACCAAGCACTGTCAAATTCACAAAAAAATGGAAAGCTGGCAACTGAAAAGCTCAAGTTGATAGAATCATCAGAAAACGTGAGACTTCATATGACGGATAGAAGAAGCAATGCTGCTGGCGACAGGAGAGCAAAGATTGGGATTTCACGATCCAAAGATGGGATACTGATGGAGGAAAGGAAAGCTGGTGTCTTGAGAGTTCTACCAAGTAATAAGAAAGTAGATGGGCTTGAGAACCATTCGAAAAGGAAATACGAGGACATCTCTACAGACATAAACGCAAGTAGTGTTGCTACCTATGGCGCAGTAAAACAACCATCTCTTTCCCATTGTAGAAGGTTTGATGGTAATTCAAGCCTAGGGGCTACAGTCAGTAGAAATGAAACGAGGAAGCCAAAAAAAGACGTCCTTGAAAAAAGTGAATTCAGTGAGCCAGAAACAGAACAGAAGATTGTTTCTCCTAAAAGAGAAACCAAGGATAGAACTGATATTTCAAAAAGCGAGACTGGTTTGAGAACAAAGAGCAGCTGCAGGGCAGGAACTTCTTTTAAGACAAAACAATTTTCCAAGGATGCAACTGTATCTCGCAGTACTGAGAAGCAAAAACTTAGAGATCAGATAAAAGGCATACTTCTTAATGCTGGTTGGACAATAGATCTGAGACCGAGAAGAGGCAGAAAGTACGAGGATTCTGTTTACATACCTCCTGAAGGCCATGGTGGTTATTGGTCAATCACAAAAGCTTATGCAGTGTATCAGGAACGACTAAACAGAAAGGGTAATGTGGAAGGCGAGATCTCCCGTAGTGGAAACTCTAGAACACCTTCTACATGTAACTCAATTGTACCTCTGGAGTCCCTTGATTTACTGAAGAGAGTTGTTGTTAACAAGAGAAGAAGGGCAGAAGAGTCAGAAGATGATGAAAAAAACAAAAGGAACAAGGTGAAGAGAAAATATGACAAGAGACATTTTATAGATCAGGATACAAAGGGTAAGCTGGCTTCGAACTCAATGTTTTCTGTTAGTACCACATCTCGCAAGAATCTTCACCAACGGAGAAGCAAACAGAGAGGACGTGCCCTGTTGGTTCGTGGTAGTAACCAGGAATCAGAAGCTGACGATGATGATTATGTACCATATGTCTGGAAAAGGACAGTTCTTTCATGGATGATAGATATGGGTGTCTTGCCTATAAATGGAAAAGTGAAGTATATGAACCAGCTAAAGACAAAAACAAAGTTGAAAGGCCAAATAACTCGGCAAGGAATTAATTGTAGCTGTTGCAGTAAAAGTTTTCCTGTATCCAAGTTTGAGCTTCATGCTGGTAGCAGAGTTGTGCAGCTGCAGCCGATGCAAAATATATTTTTGGAGGATGGAGAAACATCCCTGTTCAATTGTCAGATTGAGGCATGGAAAAAGCAGGATGAATCTGAAAGGAGAGGATTCTACACTATCGATGTAACAGGTGATGATCCCAATGATGATACTTGTGGTATCTGCAGTGATGGTGGGTCCTTGATCTGTTGTGATGGTTGCCCGTCAACATTTCATCTGAGTTGTTTGGGCATTGAG AAGCTTCCTCCTGGAGATTGGCACTGTACAAACTGCTGTTGCAGGTATTGTGGGAGGATCTCTACTGATCCCAGTGGAGAATCTGATGCAACAGTTTCCTTAATTCTTTCTTGCCACCAGTGTGAGGCAAAAT ACCATGAAGATTGCATTCCCGACAAAGAATCTATTTCTGCCACTTCCAAGAAGTCAACAATTTCTTTTTGTGGTCAAAGTTGTAGAAAG ATTTTCAGAGGATTACAGAAGATTCTTGGGACTAAAAATGAGATTGAAGCAGGATTCTCATGGAGTATTGTTAGACGTTTTGACGAGGATTCCTCTATATCCCCAATAAGGTCACGCCAGATGGTTGAATGCAATTCAATGATTGCTGTTTCCCTTGCAGTTATGGATGAGTGCTTTCTTCCAATTGTTGACCAGAGAAGTGGCATTAACCTTATTCATAATGTTGTGTACAATTGTGG ATATTGTCAATATCCTGGAACAACCAGATTGAGATCAGAGTGGACTAAGTTTCCGCTGTTGGAGATGATCCAGAATGGAACTTATATTAACTTGAAGTTCCTTTTATACTATTTTCGCTGA
- the LOC122012214 gene encoding uncharacterized protein LOC122012214 isoform X3: MTSMEKERIAVKKIKGNGVLAMKKADESIREKKRRLILSDSESDSDDFLVSSIQADRGGAQNGDISVRGEGNEVDPMKEKADADNRKKDLRSDVVKQNEDVAVTDKKGVAEAELARKSMRESADAEFPSTKLKESWELERRKRSLIGGSEAKTSISHTVDDETRINEDEDVGSKTLIPAQRKKGGVIENQALSNSQKNGKLATEKLKLIESSENVRLHMTDRRSNAAGDRRAKIGISRSKDGILMEERKAGVLRVLPSNKKVDGLENHSKRKYEDISTDINASSVATYGAVKQPSLSHCRRFDGNSSLGATVSRNETRKPKKDVLEKSEFSEPETEQKIVSPKRETKDRTDISKSETGLRTKSSCRAGTSFKTKQFSKDATVSRSTEKQKLRDQIKGILLNAGWTIDLRPRRGRKYEDSVYIPPEGHGGYWSITKAYAVYQERLNRKGNVEGEISRSGNSRTPSTCNSIVPLESLDLLKRVVVNKRRRAEESEDDEKNKRNKVKRKYDKRHFIDQDTKGKLASNSMFSVSTTSRKNLHQRRSKQRGRALLVRGSNQESEADDDDYVPYVWKRTVLSWMIDMGVLPINGKVKYMNQLKTKTKLKGQITRQGINCSCCSKSFPVSKFELHAGSRVVQLQPMQNIFLEDGETSLFNCQIEAWKKQDESERRGFYTIDVTGDDPNDDTCGICSDGGSLICCDGCPSTFHLSCLGIEKLPPGDWHCTNCCCRYCGRISTDPSGESDATVSLILSCHQCEAKYHEDCIPDKESISATSKKSTISFCGQSCRKIFRGLQKILGTKNEIEAGFSWSIVRRFDEDSSISPIRSRQMVECNSMIAVSLAVMDECFLPIVDQRSGINLIHNVVYNCGLGACLRKEGIDPGPNGSGSPNWHNGPIFGW; this comes from the exons ATGACCTCGATGGAGAAGGAGAGGATCGCGGTGAAGAAGATTAAAGGAAATGGAGTCTTAGCTATGAAAAAGGCTGATGAATCGATTAGGGAGAAAAAACGGAGATTGATTTTGAGTGATTCCGAGTCGGACTCGGATGATTTTTTGGTTTCTTCAATTCAGGCGGATCGCGGAGGGGCTCAAAATGGAGACATCTCGGTCCGCGGTGAAGGCAATGAGGTGGATCCGATGAAGGAAAAGGCGGACGCGGACAACAGAAAAAAAGATTTGAGGTCAGATGTCGTAAAACAAAATGAAGATGTCGCAGTTACTGATAAGAAAGGAGTTGCTGAGGCAGAGCTCGCCAGAAAGAGCATGCGAGAATCAGCCGATGCTGAGTTTCCTTCAACAAAATTGAAAGAGTCTTGGGAACTAGAAAGAAGGAAACGATCTCTAATTGGAGGTAGCGAAGCCAAAACTTCTATTTCACACACTGTGGATGATGAAACAAGAATAAATGAAGACGAAGATGTTGGTTCTAAAACCCTAATCCCTGCGCAAAGGAAGAAGGGTGGGGTGATAGAGAACCAAGCACTGTCAAATTCACAAAAAAATGGAAAGCTGGCAACTGAAAAGCTCAAGTTGATAGAATCATCAGAAAACGTGAGACTTCATATGACGGATAGAAGAAGCAATGCTGCTGGCGACAGGAGAGCAAAGATTGGGATTTCACGATCCAAAGATGGGATACTGATGGAGGAAAGGAAAGCTGGTGTCTTGAGAGTTCTACCAAGTAATAAGAAAGTAGATGGGCTTGAGAACCATTCGAAAAGGAAATACGAGGACATCTCTACAGACATAAACGCAAGTAGTGTTGCTACCTATGGCGCAGTAAAACAACCATCTCTTTCCCATTGTAGAAGGTTTGATGGTAATTCAAGCCTAGGGGCTACAGTCAGTAGAAATGAAACGAGGAAGCCAAAAAAAGACGTCCTTGAAAAAAGTGAATTCAGTGAGCCAGAAACAGAACAGAAGATTGTTTCTCCTAAAAGAGAAACCAAGGATAGAACTGATATTTCAAAAAGCGAGACTGGTTTGAGAACAAAGAGCAGCTGCAGGGCAGGAACTTCTTTTAAGACAAAACAATTTTCCAAGGATGCAACTGTATCTCGCAGTACTGAGAAGCAAAAACTTAGAGATCAGATAAAAGGCATACTTCTTAATGCTGGTTGGACAATAGATCTGAGACCGAGAAGAGGCAGAAAGTACGAGGATTCTGTTTACATACCTCCTGAAGGCCATGGTGGTTATTGGTCAATCACAAAAGCTTATGCAGTGTATCAGGAACGACTAAACAGAAAGGGTAATGTGGAAGGCGAGATCTCCCGTAGTGGAAACTCTAGAACACCTTCTACATGTAACTCAATTGTACCTCTGGAGTCCCTTGATTTACTGAAGAGAGTTGTTGTTAACAAGAGAAGAAGGGCAGAAGAGTCAGAAGATGATGAAAAAAACAAAAGGAACAAGGTGAAGAGAAAATATGACAAGAGACATTTTATAGATCAGGATACAAAGGGTAAGCTGGCTTCGAACTCAATGTTTTCTGTTAGTACCACATCTCGCAAGAATCTTCACCAACGGAGAAGCAAACAGAGAGGACGTGCCCTGTTGGTTCGTGGTAGTAACCAGGAATCAGAAGCTGACGATGATGATTATGTACCATATGTCTGGAAAAGGACAGTTCTTTCATGGATGATAGATATGGGTGTCTTGCCTATAAATGGAAAAGTGAAGTATATGAACCAGCTAAAGACAAAAACAAAGTTGAAAGGCCAAATAACTCGGCAAGGAATTAATTGTAGCTGTTGCAGTAAAAGTTTTCCTGTATCCAAGTTTGAGCTTCATGCTGGTAGCAGAGTTGTGCAGCTGCAGCCGATGCAAAATATATTTTTGGAGGATGGAGAAACATCCCTGTTCAATTGTCAGATTGAGGCATGGAAAAAGCAGGATGAATCTGAAAGGAGAGGATTCTACACTATCGATGTAACAGGTGATGATCCCAATGATGATACTTGTGGTATCTGCAGTGATGGTGGGTCCTTGATCTGTTGTGATGGTTGCCCGTCAACATTTCATCTGAGTTGTTTGGGCATTGAG AAGCTTCCTCCTGGAGATTGGCACTGTACAAACTGCTGTTGCAGGTATTGTGGGAGGATCTCTACTGATCCCAGTGGAGAATCTGATGCAACAGTTTCCTTAATTCTTTCTTGCCACCAGTGTGAGGCAAAAT ACCATGAAGATTGCATTCCCGACAAAGAATCTATTTCTGCCACTTCCAAGAAGTCAACAATTTCTTTTTGTGGTCAAAGTTGTAGAAAG ATTTTCAGAGGATTACAGAAGATTCTTGGGACTAAAAATGAGATTGAAGCAGGATTCTCATGGAGTATTGTTAGACGTTTTGACGAGGATTCCTCTATATCCCCAATAAGGTCACGCCAGATGGTTGAATGCAATTCAATGATTGCTGTTTCCCTTGCAGTTATGGATGAGTGCTTTCTTCCAATTGTTGACCAGAGAAGTGGCATTAACCTTATTCATAATGTTGTGTACAATTGTGG ATTGGGGGCCTGTCTAAGAAAAGAGGGCATTGATCCAGGGCCAAATGGATCAGGCTCACCCAATTGGCATAATGGGCCTATCTTTGGTTGGTGA
- the LOC122012214 gene encoding uncharacterized protein LOC122012214 isoform X4 → MTSMEKERIAVKKIKGNGVLAMKKADESIREKKRRLILSDSESDSDDFLVSSIQADRGGAQNGDISVRGEGNEVDPMKEKADADNRKKDLRSDVVKQNEDVAVTDKKGVAEAELARKSMRESADAEFPSTKLKESWELERRKRSLIGGSEAKTSISHTVDDETRINEDEDVGSKTLIPAQRKKGGVIENQALSNSQKNGKLATEKLKLIESSENVRLHMTDRRSNAAGDRRAKIGISRSKDGILMEERKAGVLRVLPSNKKVDGLENHSKRKYEDISTDINASSVATYGAVKQPSLSHCRRFDGNSSLGATVSRNETRKPKKDVLEKSEFSEPETEQKIVSPKRETKDRTDISKSETGLRTKSSCRAGTSFKTKQFSKDATVSRSTEKQKLRDQIKGILLNAGWTIDLRPRRGRKYEDSVYIPPEGHGGYWSITKAYAVYQERLNRKGNVEGEISRSGNSRTPSTCNSIVPLESLDLLKRVVVNKRRRAEESEDDEKNKRNKVKRKYDKRHFIDQDTKGKLASNSMFSVSTTSRKNLHQRRSKQRGRALLVRGSNQESEADDDDYVPYVWKRTVLSWMIDMGVLPINGKVKYMNQLKTKTKLKGQITRQGINCSCCSKSFPVSKFELHAGSRVVQLQPMQNIFLEDGETSLFNCQIEAWKKQDESERRGFYTIDVTGDDPNDDTCGICSDGGSLICCDGCPSTFHLSCLGIEKLPPGDWHCTNCCCRYCGRISTDPSGESDATVSLILSCHQCEAKYHEDCIPDKESISATSKKSTISFCGQSCRKIFRGLQKILGTKNEIEAGFSWSIVRRFDEDSSISPIRSRQMVECNSMIAVSLAVMDECFLPIVDQRSGINLIHNVVYNCGCHHVEFFDKQASEVGSSNLTSTPDAGSF, encoded by the exons ATGACCTCGATGGAGAAGGAGAGGATCGCGGTGAAGAAGATTAAAGGAAATGGAGTCTTAGCTATGAAAAAGGCTGATGAATCGATTAGGGAGAAAAAACGGAGATTGATTTTGAGTGATTCCGAGTCGGACTCGGATGATTTTTTGGTTTCTTCAATTCAGGCGGATCGCGGAGGGGCTCAAAATGGAGACATCTCGGTCCGCGGTGAAGGCAATGAGGTGGATCCGATGAAGGAAAAGGCGGACGCGGACAACAGAAAAAAAGATTTGAGGTCAGATGTCGTAAAACAAAATGAAGATGTCGCAGTTACTGATAAGAAAGGAGTTGCTGAGGCAGAGCTCGCCAGAAAGAGCATGCGAGAATCAGCCGATGCTGAGTTTCCTTCAACAAAATTGAAAGAGTCTTGGGAACTAGAAAGAAGGAAACGATCTCTAATTGGAGGTAGCGAAGCCAAAACTTCTATTTCACACACTGTGGATGATGAAACAAGAATAAATGAAGACGAAGATGTTGGTTCTAAAACCCTAATCCCTGCGCAAAGGAAGAAGGGTGGGGTGATAGAGAACCAAGCACTGTCAAATTCACAAAAAAATGGAAAGCTGGCAACTGAAAAGCTCAAGTTGATAGAATCATCAGAAAACGTGAGACTTCATATGACGGATAGAAGAAGCAATGCTGCTGGCGACAGGAGAGCAAAGATTGGGATTTCACGATCCAAAGATGGGATACTGATGGAGGAAAGGAAAGCTGGTGTCTTGAGAGTTCTACCAAGTAATAAGAAAGTAGATGGGCTTGAGAACCATTCGAAAAGGAAATACGAGGACATCTCTACAGACATAAACGCAAGTAGTGTTGCTACCTATGGCGCAGTAAAACAACCATCTCTTTCCCATTGTAGAAGGTTTGATGGTAATTCAAGCCTAGGGGCTACAGTCAGTAGAAATGAAACGAGGAAGCCAAAAAAAGACGTCCTTGAAAAAAGTGAATTCAGTGAGCCAGAAACAGAACAGAAGATTGTTTCTCCTAAAAGAGAAACCAAGGATAGAACTGATATTTCAAAAAGCGAGACTGGTTTGAGAACAAAGAGCAGCTGCAGGGCAGGAACTTCTTTTAAGACAAAACAATTTTCCAAGGATGCAACTGTATCTCGCAGTACTGAGAAGCAAAAACTTAGAGATCAGATAAAAGGCATACTTCTTAATGCTGGTTGGACAATAGATCTGAGACCGAGAAGAGGCAGAAAGTACGAGGATTCTGTTTACATACCTCCTGAAGGCCATGGTGGTTATTGGTCAATCACAAAAGCTTATGCAGTGTATCAGGAACGACTAAACAGAAAGGGTAATGTGGAAGGCGAGATCTCCCGTAGTGGAAACTCTAGAACACCTTCTACATGTAACTCAATTGTACCTCTGGAGTCCCTTGATTTACTGAAGAGAGTTGTTGTTAACAAGAGAAGAAGGGCAGAAGAGTCAGAAGATGATGAAAAAAACAAAAGGAACAAGGTGAAGAGAAAATATGACAAGAGACATTTTATAGATCAGGATACAAAGGGTAAGCTGGCTTCGAACTCAATGTTTTCTGTTAGTACCACATCTCGCAAGAATCTTCACCAACGGAGAAGCAAACAGAGAGGACGTGCCCTGTTGGTTCGTGGTAGTAACCAGGAATCAGAAGCTGACGATGATGATTATGTACCATATGTCTGGAAAAGGACAGTTCTTTCATGGATGATAGATATGGGTGTCTTGCCTATAAATGGAAAAGTGAAGTATATGAACCAGCTAAAGACAAAAACAAAGTTGAAAGGCCAAATAACTCGGCAAGGAATTAATTGTAGCTGTTGCAGTAAAAGTTTTCCTGTATCCAAGTTTGAGCTTCATGCTGGTAGCAGAGTTGTGCAGCTGCAGCCGATGCAAAATATATTTTTGGAGGATGGAGAAACATCCCTGTTCAATTGTCAGATTGAGGCATGGAAAAAGCAGGATGAATCTGAAAGGAGAGGATTCTACACTATCGATGTAACAGGTGATGATCCCAATGATGATACTTGTGGTATCTGCAGTGATGGTGGGTCCTTGATCTGTTGTGATGGTTGCCCGTCAACATTTCATCTGAGTTGTTTGGGCATTGAG AAGCTTCCTCCTGGAGATTGGCACTGTACAAACTGCTGTTGCAGGTATTGTGGGAGGATCTCTACTGATCCCAGTGGAGAATCTGATGCAACAGTTTCCTTAATTCTTTCTTGCCACCAGTGTGAGGCAAAAT ACCATGAAGATTGCATTCCCGACAAAGAATCTATTTCTGCCACTTCCAAGAAGTCAACAATTTCTTTTTGTGGTCAAAGTTGTAGAAAG ATTTTCAGAGGATTACAGAAGATTCTTGGGACTAAAAATGAGATTGAAGCAGGATTCTCATGGAGTATTGTTAGACGTTTTGACGAGGATTCCTCTATATCCCCAATAAGGTCACGCCAGATGGTTGAATGCAATTCAATGATTGCTGTTTCCCTTGCAGTTATGGATGAGTGCTTTCTTCCAATTGTTGACCAGAGAAGTGGCATTAACCTTATTCATAATGTTGTGTACAATTGTGG GTGTCACCATGTTGAATTTTTCGATAAACAAGCAAGTGAAGTGGGATCGAGCAACCTTACAAGCACTCCTGATGCCGGAAGTTTCTGA